One stretch of Caloenas nicobarica isolate bCalNic1 chromosome 4, bCalNic1.hap1, whole genome shotgun sequence DNA includes these proteins:
- the HS3ST1 gene encoding heparan sulfate glucosamine 3-O-sulfotransferase 1 — protein MAAFLLGAVLLIVQPQIVPSRPAVNSKAESSSQSVQRELLKRTSQKNDFKENIHSNGSCQQLPQTIIIGVRKGGTRALLEMLSLHPDIAAAESEVHFFDWEDHYRNGLKWYISQMPFSYPHQITVEKTPAYFTSPKVPERVYNMNQSMRLLLILRDPSERVLSDYTQVFYNHMQKHKPYPSIEQFLIKDGELNVDYKAINRSLYYIHMQNWLKYFPLDHIHIVDGDKLIKDPFPEIEKVERFLKLSPQINASNFYFNKTKGFYCLRDSGRERCLHESKGRAHPQVDTWLLEKLHAYFHEPNKKFFELVGRTFDWHSFVAS, from the coding sequence ATGGCAGCTTTTCTGCTGGGAGCTGTGTTGCTTATTGTTCAACCTCAGATAGTGCCTTCCAGACCGGCTGTAAATTCAAAGGCTGAGAGTTCTTCTCAGTCTGTTCAGAGAGAGCTTTTAAAGAGAACATCTCAAAAAAATGACTTCAAGGAAAACATTCATTCTAATGGATCATGCCAGCAGCTGCCGCAGACTATCATTATTGGAGTGAGAAAAGGTGGAACAAGAGCGTTGTTAGAGATGTTGAGTCTCCATCCAGAtattgcagcagcagaaagtgaAGTTCACTTCTTTGACTGGGAAGATCATTACAGAAATGGATTGAAGTGGTATATTAGTCAAATGCCATTCTCTTATCCCCATCAGATCACCGTGGAAAAAACTCCAGCATATTTCACATCACCTAAAGTGCCTGAAAGAGTTTATAACATGAACCAATCAATGAGACTTCTCCTTATTTTAAGAGATCCAAGTGAGAGAGTACTATCAGATTACACCCAAGTGTTCTATAATCACATGCAGAAGCACAAGCCGTATCCATCCATTGAACAATTTCTGATTAAAGATGGTGAACTCAATGTGGACTACAAGGCCATAAACAGAAGCTTATACTACATTCACATGCAAAACTGGCTGAAGTATTTTCCTCTTGATCATATCCACATTGTAGATGGGGATAAACTAATCAAAGATCCCTTCCCAGAAATAGAGAAGGTAGAGAGATTTTTGAAGTTATCGCCACAGATAAATGCATCaaacttttatttcaataaaactaAAGGCTTCTACTGCCTAAGGGACAGCGGTAGAGAGCGTTGTTTACATGAATCAAAAGGACGAGCACACCCACAAGTAGATACCTGGTTACTCGAGAAACTGCATGCGTATTTCCATGAACCCAACAAGAAATTTTTTGAGCTTGTGGGCAGAACATTTGACTGGCACTCATTTGTGGCAAGTTAG